The following are encoded together in the Panicum virgatum strain AP13 chromosome 6K, P.virgatum_v5, whole genome shotgun sequence genome:
- the LOC120711830 gene encoding zinc finger MYM-type protein 1-like isoform X2: protein MSKRTIQSYFSSSSASTPHTNESTSEPKKSRAEFSHSDLIGDPGKRKPIDDYQPEIRDQVRRAYALNGPTQPRDLVFPRKWMSGEFRSFQKTWFDEFDWLEYSEYKGAAYCLYCYLFFNSSKPEKFGSSVFAHQGYVNWKKAKDTFNKHNVCKTHVEARQKCEDFMNQRTNVGRKLVQVGKEEEKRYEIRLTTSLDVARFLIMQGDAFRGHDESSTSLNKGTFREMVDWYKDKVEIVKAAYEKGYKNCQMLSPYVQKDLTKACAEEVMSVIMDEIIGRKFSVLIDESRDVSIKEQMAVILRFVNDEGKVMERFLGLQHVESCTAIALKEALVRMLSSRKLSISMLRGQGYDGASNMRGEFNGVQKLIRDENPYAFYVHCFAHQLQLVVVSVSTSSADIADFFNYVPLIVNAVGASCMRKDVLLAKHHDVLLEKIENGEIMTGRGLNQESGLARPGDTRWGSHLKTLLHILVMWEAIIDVLEIVKKDSVKPACTGGALGLIGKMESFDFVFIMHLMIELLGMTDILSRSLQRKDQDIVEAMHLITDVKDSLQDLRENGWEPLLKKVKTFCEKNEIEVPDMDEEISIRGTSRRRKQKIASSDE, encoded by the exons ATGTCGAAAAGAACTATACAATCATATTTTTCAAGTTCAAGTGCTTCAACTCCACACACTAATGAGAGCACATCTGAACCAAAGAAATCTAGAGCAGAGTTTAGTCATTCAGATTTAATTGGGGATCCTGGAAAACGCAAACCTATTGATGATTATCAACCTGAAATTAGAGATCAAGTAAGGAGGGCATATGCTTTGAATGGTCCAACTCAACCTCGTGATCTTGTATTTCCTCGTAAATGGATGAGTGGTGAATTTAGATCTTTTCAAAAGACTTGGTTTGATGAATTTGATTGGCTAGAGTATAGTGAGTACAAAGGTGCAGCTTATTGCTTGTATTGCTATCTCTTCTTTAATTCGTCAAAGCCTGAAAAATTTGGTAGTTCGGTCTTTGCACATCAAGGTTATGTGAATTGGAAGAAAGCTAAGGATACTTTTAATAAGCACAATGTTTGCAAGACTCATGTAGAAGCTAGGCAAAAGTGTGAAGACTTTATGAACCAAAGGACAAATGTGGGTAGAAAATTAGTTCAAGTGGGTAAGGAGGAAGAAAAACGCTATGAGATTCGTTTGACAACTTCTTTAGACGTTGCAAGATTTCTCATAATGCAAGGGGATGCTTTCCGTGGACATGATGAGTCTTCTACTTCGCTTAACAAGGGTACATTTAGAGAAATGGTTGATTGGTACAAAGATAAGGTTGAGATAGTGAAGGCGGCATATGAAAAAGGTTACAAAAATTGCCAAATGTTATCTCCTTATGTGCAGAAAGATCTTACAAAAGCTTGTGCAGAGGAAGTCATGAGTGTCATTATGGATGAGATTATTGGTAGAAAATTCTCAGTGCTTATTGATGAGTCTCGAGATGTATCAATAAAGGAGCAAATGGCAGTGATTCTAAG GTTTGTGAATGATGAAGGGAAAGTGATGGAGAGATTTCTTGGACTTCAGCATGTTGAGAGTTGTACAGCTATTGCATTGAAAGAAGCTTTGGTCCGTATGCTTTCAAGTCGTAAGTTATCAATCTCTATGCTTCGTGGGCAAGGGTATGATGGAGCTTCTAATATGAGAGGTGAATTTAATGGGGTGCAGAAATTGATTCGCGATGAGAATCCTTATGCTTTCTATGTGCATTGTTTTGCCCATCAATTGCAACTAGTGGTTGTTTCTGTCTCAACTTCTAGTGCGGATATTGCAGATTTCTTTAACTATGTTCCTTTAATAGTCAACGCTGTGGGTGCATCTTGTATGAGAAAGGATGTTTTGCTTGCAAAGCATCATGATGTGTTGCTAGAAAAGATTGAGAATGGTGAGATTATGACCGGAAGAGGTTTAAACCAGGAAAGTGGTCTAGCTAGACCTGGAGACACCAGATGGGGTTCACATCTTAAAACTTTGCTTCACATTTTGGTGATGTGGGAGGCTATCATAGATGTCCTTGAGATAGTCAAGAAAGATTCTGTTAAACCAGCATGTACTGGAGGAGCTTTAGGTTTAATTGGAAAAATGGAGAGCTTTGATTTTGTGTTCATCATGCATTTGATGATAGAATTGTTGGGCATGACAGATATTTTGTCACGTTCTTTGCAAAGGAAAGACCAGGACATAGTTGAAGCTATGCATTTGATAACGGATGTGAAAGATAGTTTGCAGGATTTAAGAGAAAATGGATGGGAGCCATTACTTAAAAAAGTGAAAACTTTCTGTGAGAAGAATGAGATTGAAGTGCCAGATATGGATGAGGAAATAAGTATCAGAGGGACATCTAGACGTAGGAAGCAAAAG ATTGCTTCTTCGGATGAATAA
- the LOC120711830 gene encoding zinc finger MYM-type protein 1-like isoform X1, translating to MSKRTIQSYFSSSSASTPHTNESTSEPKKSRAEFSHSDLIGDPGKRKPIDDYQPEIRDQVRRAYALNGPTQPRDLVFPRKWMSGEFRSFQKTWFDEFDWLEYSEYKGAAYCLYCYLFFNSSKPEKFGSSVFAHQGYVNWKKAKDTFNKHNVCKTHVEARQKCEDFMNQRTNVGRKLVQVGKEEEKRYEIRLTTSLDVARFLIMQGDAFRGHDESSTSLNKGTFREMVDWYKDKVEIVKAAYEKGYKNCQMLSPYVQKDLTKACAEEVMSVIMDEIIGRKFSVLIDESRDVSIKEQMAVILRFVNDEGKVMERFLGLQHVESCTAIALKEALVRMLSSRKLSISMLRGQGYDGASNMRGEFNGVQKLIRDENPYAFYVHCFAHQLQLVVVSVSTSSADIADFFNYVPLIVNAVGASCMRKDVLLAKHHDVLLEKIENGEIMTGRGLNQESGLARPGDTRWGSHLKTLLHILVMWEAIIDVLEIVKKDSVKPACTGGALGLIGKMESFDFVFIMHLMIELLGMTDILSRSLQRKDQDIVEAMHLITDVKDSLQDLRENGWEPLLKKVKTFCEKNEIEVPDMDEEISIRGTSRRRKQKVTNMHYYHVEIFLVAIDAILTELNHRFSEISSELLVCMACFNPRNSFSNFNVDKLMRLAEIYAEDFDIGELTLLPNQLKSFVNRARRTQEFLGCSELGKVAEIMVKTTMNTSYQLVYRLIELTLILPVATASVERIFSAMSLIKTDLRSKMGDEWFNDLMICYNEKEIFRKIENEKIKKRFEEMKNRRMLMPKKLMIASSDE from the exons ATGTCGAAAAGAACTATACAATCATATTTTTCAAGTTCAAGTGCTTCAACTCCACACACTAATGAGAGCACATCTGAACCAAAGAAATCTAGAGCAGAGTTTAGTCATTCAGATTTAATTGGGGATCCTGGAAAACGCAAACCTATTGATGATTATCAACCTGAAATTAGAGATCAAGTAAGGAGGGCATATGCTTTGAATGGTCCAACTCAACCTCGTGATCTTGTATTTCCTCGTAAATGGATGAGTGGTGAATTTAGATCTTTTCAAAAGACTTGGTTTGATGAATTTGATTGGCTAGAGTATAGTGAGTACAAAGGTGCAGCTTATTGCTTGTATTGCTATCTCTTCTTTAATTCGTCAAAGCCTGAAAAATTTGGTAGTTCGGTCTTTGCACATCAAGGTTATGTGAATTGGAAGAAAGCTAAGGATACTTTTAATAAGCACAATGTTTGCAAGACTCATGTAGAAGCTAGGCAAAAGTGTGAAGACTTTATGAACCAAAGGACAAATGTGGGTAGAAAATTAGTTCAAGTGGGTAAGGAGGAAGAAAAACGCTATGAGATTCGTTTGACAACTTCTTTAGACGTTGCAAGATTTCTCATAATGCAAGGGGATGCTTTCCGTGGACATGATGAGTCTTCTACTTCGCTTAACAAGGGTACATTTAGAGAAATGGTTGATTGGTACAAAGATAAGGTTGAGATAGTGAAGGCGGCATATGAAAAAGGTTACAAAAATTGCCAAATGTTATCTCCTTATGTGCAGAAAGATCTTACAAAAGCTTGTGCAGAGGAAGTCATGAGTGTCATTATGGATGAGATTATTGGTAGAAAATTCTCAGTGCTTATTGATGAGTCTCGAGATGTATCAATAAAGGAGCAAATGGCAGTGATTCTAAG GTTTGTGAATGATGAAGGGAAAGTGATGGAGAGATTTCTTGGACTTCAGCATGTTGAGAGTTGTACAGCTATTGCATTGAAAGAAGCTTTGGTCCGTATGCTTTCAAGTCGTAAGTTATCAATCTCTATGCTTCGTGGGCAAGGGTATGATGGAGCTTCTAATATGAGAGGTGAATTTAATGGGGTGCAGAAATTGATTCGCGATGAGAATCCTTATGCTTTCTATGTGCATTGTTTTGCCCATCAATTGCAACTAGTGGTTGTTTCTGTCTCAACTTCTAGTGCGGATATTGCAGATTTCTTTAACTATGTTCCTTTAATAGTCAACGCTGTGGGTGCATCTTGTATGAGAAAGGATGTTTTGCTTGCAAAGCATCATGATGTGTTGCTAGAAAAGATTGAGAATGGTGAGATTATGACCGGAAGAGGTTTAAACCAGGAAAGTGGTCTAGCTAGACCTGGAGACACCAGATGGGGTTCACATCTTAAAACTTTGCTTCACATTTTGGTGATGTGGGAGGCTATCATAGATGTCCTTGAGATAGTCAAGAAAGATTCTGTTAAACCAGCATGTACTGGAGGAGCTTTAGGTTTAATTGGAAAAATGGAGAGCTTTGATTTTGTGTTCATCATGCATTTGATGATAGAATTGTTGGGCATGACAGATATTTTGTCACGTTCTTTGCAAAGGAAAGACCAGGACATAGTTGAAGCTATGCATTTGATAACGGATGTGAAAGATAGTTTGCAGGATTTAAGAGAAAATGGATGGGAGCCATTACTTAAAAAAGTGAAAACTTTCTGTGAGAAGAATGAGATTGAAGTGCCAGATATGGATGAGGAAATAAGTATCAGAGGGACATCTAGACGTAGGAAGCAAAAGGTAACAAACATGCATTACTATCATGTTGAGATTTTTCTTGTCGCCATTGATGCCATCTTGACTGAGTTGAACCATCGATTTAGTGAAATCAGTTCAGAGTTATTAGTATGTATGGCTTGTTTTAACCCAAGGAACTCTTTCTCTAATTTCAATGTGGATAAACTTATGAGACTTGCTGAAATTTATGCTGAGGATTTTGATATTGGTGAGCTTACTCTTTTGCCAAATCAACTTAAATCCTTCGTCAACCGTGCTAGAAGAACTCAAGAGTTCCTTGGATGTTCTGAACTTGGAAAAGTTGCTGAAATTATGGTCAAGACTACGATGAACACATCTTATCAATTGGTTTATCGTCTCATTGAGCTAACCTTGATACTACCAGTGGCAACTGCTTCAGTAGAGAGGATATTTTCAGCCATGTCCcttataaagacagatttgcgtAGTAAAATGGGTGATGAATGGTTCAATGACTTGATGATATGCTATAATGAGAAGGAGATATTTAGAAAGATTGAAAATGAAAAGATCAAAAAGAGGTTTGAAGAGATGAAAAACCGTCGTATGTTAATGCCTAAAAAATTGATG ATTGCTTCTTCGGATGAATAA
- the LOC120713259 gene encoding BTB/POZ and MATH domain-containing protein 2-like, with the protein MTSWCAPPARGVLSFEITGYSQHRALGAGTFIQSAAMDVGGYRWCIRCYPNGDSRKESKGYVGVYLELLSKKAEVRALYELWLVDQEKGGRCSSLIYSARAPTLFSTRDAAAGGPKVCWGAGWNKLMEWNALEASSSPYLKDDRLVIECHVTVIREPWVVESSSSSSAAAAVEAPRRSLSQDFSKLLETKIGADVTFKVQGQAFAAHTCVLAARSPVFRAQFSGEHGAQQRSVTIQAEDMEPAVFEALLRFVYTDSVSPSMAGLGADEKTEMWERLLVAAVRYDVEGLKLVCERALSEGLDADTVASVLVLAARLNCDVLRDACVEYIAGTCRHRLRDVVASDGYGHLKASYPAVFVDLFEKVARIR; encoded by the coding sequence atgaCGTCCTGGTGcgccccgccggcgcgcggcgtgctCTCGTTCGAGATCACCGGGTACAGCCAGCACCGGGCCCTCGGCGCCGGCACGTTCATCCAGTCCGCCGCCATGGACGTCGGTGGGTACCGGTGGTGCATCCGCTGCTACCCGAACGGGGACAGCAGGAAGGAATCCAAAGGCTACGTCGGAGTCTACCTCGAGCTCCTCAGCAAGAAAGCCGAGGTGAGGGCGCTCTACGAGCTTTGGCTGGTTGACCAGGAGAAGGGCGGGCGCTGCTCGTCGCTGATCTATAGCGCCAGGGCGCCCACTCTGTTCAGCACCAGGgacgctgccgccggcggccccAAGGTTTGCTGGGGCGCCGGTTGGAACAAGCTCATGGAGTGGAACGCGCTGGaagcgtcgtcgtcgccgtacCTCAAGGACGACCGCCTCGTGATCGAGTGCCACGTCACCGTCATCAGGGAGCCATGGGTGGTCgagagctcctcctcctcctccgccgccgccgccgtcgaggcgcCCCGCCGGAGCCTGTCGCAGGATTTCTCGAAGCTGCTGGAGACCAAGATCGGAGCCGACGTCACCTTCAAGGTCCAAGGGCAAGCTTTCGCCGCGCACACCTGCGTGCTGGCGGCGCGGTCGCCGGTGTTCAGGGCGCAGTTCTCCGGCGAGCACGGCGCGCAGCAGCGCAGCGTGACCATTCAAGCAGAAGACATGGAGCCTGCCGTCTTCGAGGCGCTGCTCCGGTTCGTGTACACCGACTCGGTGTCCCCCTCCATGGCCGGCCTCGGCGCCGACGAGAAGACCGAGATGTGGGAGCGCCTGCTGGTGGCGGCGGTCCGGTACGACGTCGAGGGGCTCAAGTTGGTGTGCGAGAGGGCCCTGAGCGAGGGCCTCGACGCCGACACCGTGGCGAGCGTGCTGGTCCTCGCCGCCCGGCTCAACTGCGACGTGCTCAGGGACGCGTGCGTCGAGTACATCGCCGGCACATGCAGGCACAGGCTGCGCGACGTGGTGGCGAGCGACGGGTACGGCCACCTCAAAGCGTCGTACCCTGCCGTGTTTGTGGATCTCTTTGAGAAGGTAGCTAGGATTCGCTAG
- the LOC120713261 gene encoding BTB/POZ and MATH domain-containing protein 1-like — MALSQGPVSPTASTCTAETARGRHTFVVAGYSLHRGLGAGKFIRSVTFHVGGHGWSVRCYPDGHTGKDSNQDFVCVYIELMAAKQGAAEVRAVYDLRLVDLLTGESKVLFHPAAPRAFSGESPVWGARWFIRRTELEASTYLREDRLVIECDLTVIVAKQEASPQTPCEVIQAPPSDLPVDLGKLLKTAEGADVAFKVQEETFRAHRVVLAARSPVFEAELYGPLREKSDGEAVIPVEGVHPDAFRALLHFIYTDSLPATDDDLDGDESKEMVKHPLVAADRYAMERMKLVCASILCRRLDVEGVSTTLALPDRYSCSELKDSCIQYVISSNSMDEVVASRGYEELKRACPATTVELWEKASSSKSHKIAYAEQRDERVLDELD; from the coding sequence ATGGCGCTGTCGCAGGGTCCAGTGAGCCCGACAGCGTCGACGTGCACGGCGGAGACGGCGCGCGGCCGGCACACGTTCGTGGTCGCCGGGTACAGCCTGCACAGGGGCCTCGGCGCCGGCAAGTTCATCCGCTCCGTCACCTTCCACGTCGGCGGCCACGGCTGGAGCGTCCGCTGCTACCCCGACGGGCACACCGGCAAGGACAGCAACCAGGACTTCGTCTGCGTCTACATCGAGCTCATGGCGGCGAAGCAGGGCGCCGCCGAGGTGCGGGCGGTCTACGACCTGAGGCTCGTGGACCTCCTCACCGGCGAGTCCAAGGTCCTCTTCCACccggcggcgccgagggcgTTCAGCGGCGAGAGCCCGGTCTGGGGCGCCCGGTGGTTCATACGGCGGACGGAGCTGGAGGCGTCGACGTACCTGCGAGAGGACCGCCTCGTGATCGAGTGCGACCTCACCGTGATCGTGGCGAAACAAGAGGCCTCACCCCAGACACCATGCGAGGTCATCCAAGCGCCGCCGTCGGACCTGCCGGTCGACTTGGGGAAGCTGCTGAAGACGGCGGAGGGCGCTGACGTGGCGTTCAAGGTCCAGGAGGAGACCTTCCGGGCGCACCGGGTCGTGCTCGCGGCGCGCTCGCCGGTGTTCGAGGCGGAGCTCTACGGACCACTGAGAGAGAAGAGCGACGGTGAGGCCGTCATACCGGTGGAAGGCGTGCATCCTGATGCTTTCAGAGCGCTGCTCCACTTCATCTACACGGACTCGTTGCCGGCAACGGACGACGACCTCGACGGAGACGAGAGCAAGGAGATGGTCAAGCATCCACTCGTGGCGGCGGACCGGTACGCCATGGAGAGGATGAAGCTGGTGTGCGCGAGCATCCTTTGCAGGAGACTTGACGTCGAGGGCGTGTCGACCACCCTAGCTCTACCTGACCGCTACAGTTGCAGCGAGCTCAAAGATTCCTGCATCCAGTACGTCATCTCTTCGAATAGCATGGATGAGGTGGTGGCGAGCCGAGGGTACGAGGAGCTCAAAAGGGCGTGTCCTGCTACCACCGTGGAGTTGTGGGAGAAAGCATCATCATCCAAGTCGCACAAGATTGCGTATGCTGAGCAGCGTGATGAGCGCGTCCTAGACGAGCTAGATTAG